In a single window of the Nitrospira sp. MA-1 genome:
- a CDS encoding methyltransferase domain-containing protein: MSQYIFDNKSEDREYRRLQLVEAANDPTTIRLLEETGIQPGWHCLELGAGAGSILRWMGNQIGPTGLAVGVDQKITYLHHEVAPHVQIYQGSFLNVQLEQSFDLLHCRYVLIHNQEAGAILKKLFSLLKPGGWAIFEEPDFTSATLPDQKQETPQGRVNRAICQMFINVGLDPAYALRLPHTLQESGFHIVRVQSLMHLCPGNSPMAKVMAESALVLEQEYLKTGLCSPEDIQQYVKLSQNSTHWGLYHSTTSVIARKLTM; the protein is encoded by the coding sequence ATGAGTCAGTATATTTTCGACAACAAATCTGAAGACCGTGAATATCGACGGTTACAATTGGTTGAAGCCGCAAACGATCCGACGACCATCAGGCTATTGGAAGAAACGGGAATTCAACCGGGGTGGCATTGTCTGGAGCTTGGGGCAGGGGCAGGATCCATTTTGCGGTGGATGGGAAATCAAATTGGACCGACGGGACTAGCTGTGGGTGTCGACCAGAAAATCACCTATCTTCACCATGAGGTTGCTCCCCATGTTCAAATTTACCAAGGATCCTTTCTTAATGTTCAATTAGAACAATCTTTTGATCTCCTTCATTGCCGGTATGTCCTGATTCATAATCAAGAAGCGGGAGCCATTCTGAAAAAATTGTTTTCTCTCCTTAAACCAGGAGGCTGGGCGATATTCGAAGAACCGGACTTCACCTCGGCAACATTGCCCGACCAGAAGCAAGAGACGCCGCAAGGAAGAGTGAACCGAGCCATTTGCCAGATGTTCATCAATGTCGGATTAGATCCGGCCTATGCTCTCCGGCTTCCGCACACACTGCAAGAATCAGGATTTCATATCGTCAGGGTTCAATCTCTCATGCATCTGTGTCCGGGAAATTCGCCAATGGCCAAAGTAATGGCGGAATCGGCTCTGGTCCTCGAACAGGAATATTTAAAGACCGGGTTATGCTCACCCGAGGACATTCAACAGTACGTCAAACTCTCACAAAACTCCACCCATTGGGGCTTGTACCATTCCACCACCTCCGTGATTGCCCGCAAGCTTACAATGTGA
- a CDS encoding amino acid permease, translated as MLERVMDRSVFRTKRLLSHPRSEDSHELKLKRDLTVWHLVALGIGAIIGTGVFVLIGTATVGNSHRPGAGPGIILSFLCSGMVCALAALCYAEFASMIPVAGSAYSYTYATLGELIAWLVGWNLILEYGVASAAVAIGWSGYFVNVLKLVGIELPDLLAHAPEAGRGGLINLPAVVVCLVMMGLLLMGTKRSAQITGVIVVVKLFVILFFLAVGAGGVNAENWTPFLPNGLSGVGAAAAIVFFAYVGFDAVSTAAEEARNPQQDIPRAILISLAFCTLIYILVATVLTGLVPVTTIDVHAPVADALSRAGYRWGAALVAVGALAGITGVLLVMMLGQIRIFFAMSRDGLLSPRLATIHSKYQTPSLSTILTGSGVALLAGFIPIGEAADMTNIGTLFAFCLVCLGVLWLRVTQPEHPRSFRLPWMPWIPVLGTLSCFGLMLFLPLLTWIRFGAWTCIGLLVYAFYGHRHSRLAAPHGNISRLP; from the coding sequence ATGCTTGAACGTGTGATGGATCGTTCAGTATTTCGGACGAAACGTTTACTGAGCCACCCGCGCTCCGAGGATTCCCATGAATTGAAGTTAAAACGGGATCTGACTGTGTGGCATTTAGTCGCGCTTGGGATTGGCGCCATTATTGGGACCGGAGTGTTTGTCTTAATAGGAACGGCCACGGTCGGCAATTCCCACCGACCGGGTGCGGGGCCCGGCATCATTCTGTCCTTTTTGTGTTCGGGAATGGTCTGCGCGCTGGCTGCGCTCTGCTATGCGGAATTTGCCTCTATGATTCCAGTGGCCGGCAGCGCGTATTCCTACACCTATGCCACGTTGGGAGAATTGATTGCCTGGTTAGTGGGGTGGAATTTGATTCTGGAATATGGCGTGGCGAGTGCGGCTGTGGCCATTGGCTGGTCCGGGTATTTTGTCAATGTTCTCAAGTTGGTGGGAATTGAACTGCCGGATCTGCTGGCTCATGCTCCAGAAGCAGGCCGCGGTGGCCTGATCAATCTTCCGGCTGTAGTCGTCTGCCTTGTGATGATGGGCCTACTCTTGATGGGAACCAAGCGAAGTGCACAGATCACCGGTGTGATTGTGGTCGTGAAACTTTTCGTTATTCTTTTTTTTCTGGCTGTTGGAGCAGGAGGGGTGAACGCCGAGAATTGGACCCCGTTTCTTCCTAATGGGCTATCCGGGGTCGGAGCAGCCGCAGCCATTGTGTTTTTTGCGTATGTGGGTTTCGATGCGGTCTCGACGGCGGCCGAAGAAGCTCGAAACCCCCAGCAGGACATCCCTCGGGCTATCTTAATATCCTTGGCATTCTGCACGCTTATTTATATCTTGGTGGCAACTGTTCTGACGGGGTTAGTCCCTGTAACAACCATTGATGTTCATGCACCTGTGGCAGACGCCCTCAGCCGAGCAGGATACCGGTGGGGCGCAGCCCTGGTTGCCGTTGGGGCTTTGGCCGGGATTACCGGCGTATTACTGGTCATGATGCTCGGGCAAATCCGGATCTTCTTTGCGATGTCTCGAGATGGTCTTCTCAGTCCTCGCCTGGCCACGATTCATTCCAAGTATCAGACTCCGTCCCTGTCCACCATCCTGACTGGATCAGGGGTCGCGCTTCTCGCTGGGTTTATCCCCATTGGAGAAGCCGCTGATATGACGAATATCGGAACCCTTTTTGCGTTTTGTCTTGTCTGCCTTGGCGTGCTGTGGCTCCGTGTCACCCAACCGGAGCATCCACGGTCGTTCCGGCTTCCCTGGATGCCCTGGATACCCGTATTGGGAACACTATCGTGTTTTGGGCTTATGCTCTTTCTCCCCTTACTTACCTGGATTCGTTTTGGGGCGTGGACATGTATCGGACTTCTGGTCTACGCCTTCTATGGCCATCGCCACAGCCGGTTGGCCGCCCCTCATGGAAATATTTCGAGACTCCCATAG
- a CDS encoding mechanosensitive ion channel, producing MTLLDHFFAALPIFLPILFVFALVSSGLWFAHWFFFRRNGGLKEEDRFSARVGMLLLVGIGIVLILLALPLDRETHKELFQLLALLITAVITLSSTTFVSNALAGFMLRGMQSFRLGDFLRVENQFGRVTERGLFHTEIQTEERDLTTLPNLFLVSHPITVLRSSGTIVSATVSLGYDISHKTIEKLLAESALAANLKDPFVHIMELGDYSVTYRVSGFLVEVKQLLSARSNLRAKMLTTLHNAGIEIVSPVVMNQRKLEDGIRVLPPQSPDLPHGEENAGESNPESLIFDKADAMAQIEGLKEQREAIREEIAVLEGQAKSKKEHIGPWIEQRITRIRQEEERLTLLIQQAEAEKIE from the coding sequence ATGACGCTCCTTGACCACTTTTTTGCCGCTCTCCCGATCTTTCTCCCAATTTTATTCGTCTTCGCACTGGTCAGCTCAGGTTTATGGTTTGCTCATTGGTTTTTCTTTCGCCGCAATGGGGGACTGAAGGAGGAAGATCGTTTTTCAGCCCGTGTGGGAATGTTGTTGCTGGTGGGGATCGGGATTGTGCTCATTCTTCTGGCCCTGCCTCTCGACAGAGAAACGCACAAAGAGCTTTTCCAACTACTGGCCCTGTTGATCACAGCAGTCATTACTCTTTCTTCTACCACCTTCGTCTCGAATGCCCTGGCAGGCTTTATGTTGCGGGGCATGCAAAGTTTTCGATTGGGTGATTTTCTTCGCGTGGAAAATCAATTCGGCCGGGTCACAGAACGGGGCTTGTTTCACACGGAAATACAAACAGAAGAACGCGACCTCACGACTCTTCCCAACTTATTCTTAGTTTCTCACCCGATTACAGTACTCCGCTCCTCAGGCACGATTGTTTCCGCCACAGTATCGTTAGGTTATGATATTTCCCACAAGACCATTGAAAAACTGCTAGCCGAATCGGCTCTTGCGGCCAATCTCAAAGACCCGTTCGTCCACATCATGGAACTCGGCGATTATTCCGTAACCTATCGGGTGTCGGGGTTTTTAGTGGAGGTCAAGCAACTTCTTAGTGCACGGTCAAATCTTCGCGCGAAAATGCTCACCACGTTACATAATGCCGGAATCGAAATTGTCTCTCCCGTCGTCATGAATCAACGCAAGCTAGAGGATGGCATTCGAGTCTTGCCACCCCAATCCCCAGATTTGCCGCATGGAGAAGAAAACGCCGGGGAGAGTAATCCTGAATCACTGATCTTTGACAAAGCCGACGCCATGGCACAGATAGAGGGGTTAAAAGAGCAGCGTGAAGCGATTCGAGAGGAAATTGCTGTCTTGGAGGGTCAAGCCAAATCAAAAAAAGAACACATCGGCCCCTGGATAGAGCAACGGATTACGCGGATTCGTCAGGAAGAAGAACGTCTGACCCTTCTGATTCAACAAGCCGAGGCAGAAAAAATTGAGTAA
- a CDS encoding iron-containing redox enzyme family protein, whose product MTNPKTFCQKEGIPIKKLSSAQFRMQLLDIMARKHHWAWPQFVGPSMSKQQLKIHFQQEYMSYVRDFPVFLARIHGQNPPLEVRKMLAENIYEEDTGMLSLGTSHPELFMRMMEGLGFRPREFEKIQLLPATRRYRSWLERISNSSDWVLGAAVLTIFVEGSVNDRQELLHTVKSKTPRQIHEKIKHHPLVKHQGVSPQAMDLIRAHQMVETGHRHDAYGIVVRYAGTRSHQEKILAAMKKTLDLWLRYRDGVARACGLKKNESENR is encoded by the coding sequence ATGACAAATCCCAAAACCTTTTGCCAGAAAGAGGGTATCCCTATTAAAAAATTATCTTCAGCACAATTCCGCATGCAATTGCTGGATATTATGGCTCGGAAACATCATTGGGCCTGGCCACAGTTTGTCGGGCCATCCATGTCTAAACAGCAGCTCAAAATTCATTTCCAGCAGGAGTATATGTCATATGTTCGGGACTTCCCGGTATTCCTGGCCCGCATTCATGGGCAAAATCCTCCGTTAGAAGTCCGAAAAATGTTAGCCGAAAATATTTATGAGGAAGATACCGGGATGCTTTCATTGGGGACTTCACATCCAGAACTCTTTATGAGAATGATGGAGGGATTAGGGTTTCGCCCACGCGAATTTGAGAAGATTCAGTTGTTGCCTGCTACACGGCGGTATCGGTCATGGTTGGAGCGGATTTCTAATAGTTCGGATTGGGTCTTAGGCGCAGCCGTTTTGACGATTTTTGTCGAAGGCAGCGTCAATGATCGTCAGGAACTGCTCCACACGGTCAAATCAAAAACTCCCCGGCAGATTCATGAAAAAATTAAACATCATCCATTGGTCAAGCATCAGGGGGTATCGCCCCAAGCCATGGATCTCATTCGAGCGCATCAAATGGTTGAGACCGGTCATCGTCATGATGCCTATGGGATAGTGGTCCGCTATGCCGGCACTCGTTCCCATCAAGAGAAAATTCTGGCCGCGATGAAAAAAACATTGGACCTTTGGCTTCGCTATCGAGATGGAGTTGCCCGTGCTTGTGGATTAAAGAAAAACGAGAGTGAAAACCGCTAA
- a CDS encoding response regulator, which translates to MNTNYVPGTTQRTAGMFSGQNYRGGVLVADDEAAIRKVVRMALEKDGYYVAEAEDGAQAIHILNEGENPMIIDVVITDIRMPNINGIEAIKYFQRAYPSVPLIVLTGFPDIDLATQLMKQGITDYLVKPVDRKKLTAAVADAIASRQLNWFA; encoded by the coding sequence ATGAACACGAATTATGTACCGGGCACCACTCAACGAACGGCAGGAATGTTTTCCGGCCAAAACTATCGTGGCGGAGTATTGGTCGCCGATGATGAAGCCGCCATTCGAAAAGTGGTTCGAATGGCCTTGGAAAAGGACGGCTATTACGTGGCGGAGGCGGAAGACGGCGCGCAAGCTATCCACATCCTCAACGAAGGAGAGAATCCGATGATCATTGATGTCGTTATTACGGATATTCGGATGCCCAATATCAATGGCATAGAAGCCATAAAATATTTTCAACGTGCATACCCCAGCGTGCCGTTGATCGTCCTAACCGGGTTTCCCGATATCGATCTGGCCACGCAACTCATGAAACAAGGCATAACCGATTATTTGGTCAAACCGGTGGATCGGAAAAAATTAACCGCCGCCGTGGCCGATGCCATAGCCTCACGACAACTCAACTGGTTTGCTTAA
- a CDS encoding CBS domain-containing protein: MATIGQFMTRNLSFVTEDASIQEAATHMYMRRIGSMLVKQESEFSGIVTETDVVRAVAEQPAQIERLKVKELMSSPIITVDRNMSVHYARDLMADRKIRHLAVTGENGEIVGIISVRDLLAYFKTVAKELKTSEEDK; the protein is encoded by the coding sequence ATGGCCACAATTGGGCAATTCATGACACGGAATCTGAGTTTTGTGACTGAAGATGCCAGCATTCAGGAAGCGGCTACACACATGTATATGAGGCGGATTGGTTCCATGTTGGTGAAGCAGGAGTCTGAATTTTCCGGAATTGTGACCGAAACGGATGTAGTGCGTGCGGTAGCTGAACAACCTGCCCAGATTGAACGCTTGAAGGTGAAGGAACTGATGTCCAGCCCCATCATAACCGTAGACCGGAATATGTCTGTTCATTATGCCCGGGATCTTATGGCCGATCGAAAAATTCGTCACTTGGCTGTCACCGGAGAAAATGGAGAAATCGTTGGAATTATATCTGTGCGAGATCTTTTGGCCTACTTTAAAACAGTAGCGAAGGAACTTAAAACATCTGAAGAGGATAAGTGA
- a CDS encoding S8 family serine peptidase — protein MLSFRYGGQNGKSFRLKTDEELVVVRTQSRRPLEAAAQSLRARQALDDLEPVHRFQHAGVEIFRYPQNVRRASARGAIRTTIKSVKDVQFAGRVLVDPQSKKPVLYTENLFVKFDDDLAESTCRKILKASGLGIKRVLEYARNTFFVEAPEGTGQEVFAIAESLLRHKYVELCHPELVRQMGWRTAFPQQWHLKKTTIDGTVYDAHANVEAAWALSEGENTTVAIIDDGMDLDHEEFASSGKLLAPRDVTRATDDPRPGSRDNHGTACAGVATGNGFHGAAGVAPKARLMAIRYVSPLGSQAEADAFIWAAQHGADVISCSWGPEDGAWWDPRDPLHHTLVPLPDSTRLAIDWAVANGRNGKGCVITWAAGNGNESVDNDGYASYEKVIGVAACHAKGKKSAYSDFGKAIWCTFPSNDTVLPIPGIWTTDRSASAGYNPGQVSRGDAAGNYVNDFGGTSSACPGVAGVAALILARNPSLRWDEVKDLLKRSCDQIDPSGGKYDTNGHSTLYGYGRINAKRAVELAAPAIPTPTTVHASTAVIPIRDLQTSRLSVQVAETTVPTSVKIGVDIEHSYIGDLIIKVVPPNSTGASPILLHNRIGGGTDNIHTTYDVTTTPDLLALAGKNPKGKWSLTVQDKEKLDTGRILQFSVTLIF, from the coding sequence ATGCTGTCATTTCGTTATGGAGGACAAAACGGGAAATCGTTCAGGCTGAAAACCGATGAAGAGCTCGTCGTCGTGCGAACTCAGAGTCGTCGACCGTTGGAAGCTGCAGCGCAGTCGCTTAGAGCCCGGCAAGCCCTGGACGATCTTGAGCCGGTCCACCGGTTTCAACATGCCGGCGTGGAAATCTTTCGCTATCCCCAAAACGTTCGACGCGCGAGTGCGCGAGGAGCAATCCGCACCACTATTAAATCGGTAAAAGACGTGCAATTTGCCGGTCGGGTCCTGGTCGATCCTCAATCAAAAAAACCGGTGCTGTACACCGAAAATCTTTTTGTTAAATTTGACGATGACCTGGCCGAATCCACTTGTCGGAAAATCTTGAAAGCCTCCGGACTCGGAATCAAACGGGTACTGGAATATGCTCGCAATACCTTCTTTGTCGAAGCGCCGGAGGGCACAGGGCAAGAGGTATTTGCCATTGCCGAAAGTCTTTTGCGGCATAAATATGTGGAACTCTGTCACCCTGAACTTGTCAGACAAATGGGATGGCGCACCGCATTTCCACAACAATGGCACCTGAAAAAGACCACGATTGATGGAACGGTTTATGATGCCCATGCCAACGTGGAGGCCGCCTGGGCACTCAGTGAAGGAGAAAATACCACTGTCGCGATCATCGATGACGGGATGGATCTTGATCACGAAGAGTTTGCCAGTTCTGGAAAACTTCTCGCTCCTCGCGATGTGACACGCGCCACTGACGATCCTCGACCCGGTAGCCGGGATAATCATGGAACCGCCTGTGCAGGCGTCGCCACCGGCAACGGTTTTCATGGTGCCGCCGGGGTCGCTCCCAAAGCCCGATTGATGGCCATTCGCTATGTCTCCCCGTTAGGCTCACAGGCCGAGGCTGATGCATTTATCTGGGCCGCGCAACATGGTGCTGATGTCATTTCCTGTAGCTGGGGGCCTGAAGATGGCGCCTGGTGGGACCCCCGCGATCCCCTTCATCACACCCTGGTTCCCCTGCCGGATTCCACCCGACTTGCCATAGATTGGGCCGTCGCCAATGGACGCAACGGAAAAGGCTGTGTGATCACCTGGGCCGCCGGAAACGGGAACGAAAGTGTCGATAACGATGGATACGCCAGCTATGAAAAAGTGATTGGCGTGGCCGCCTGCCACGCCAAAGGGAAAAAGAGTGCCTATAGCGATTTCGGCAAGGCCATTTGGTGTACCTTTCCCAGCAACGATACCGTTCTCCCCATCCCGGGAATTTGGACCACCGATCGCTCGGCGTCAGCAGGATACAATCCCGGACAAGTGAGTCGAGGCGATGCGGCAGGCAATTATGTCAACGATTTTGGCGGCACATCAAGCGCCTGTCCCGGTGTCGCAGGAGTGGCCGCCCTCATTCTCGCTCGCAACCCCTCACTGCGCTGGGATGAGGTTAAAGATCTCCTCAAGCGCTCGTGTGATCAAATCGATCCAAGTGGGGGAAAATATGACACCAACGGCCATAGCACCTTATATGGATATGGACGGATCAATGCCAAACGCGCTGTTGAGTTGGCTGCACCAGCCATTCCGACTCCCACCACCGTTCATGCCTCCACCGCCGTCATTCCCATTCGCGATCTTCAAACTTCACGACTCTCTGTTCAAGTGGCCGAGACCACAGTACCCACCTCCGTCAAAATCGGAGTGGACATTGAACATTCCTATATCGGTGATTTAATCATAAAGGTGGTCCCGCCCAATTCAACAGGGGCCTCGCCCATTCTGCTCCACAATCGCATTGGAGGCGGGACAGACAATATCCACACTACCTACGATGTCACCACGACACCGGACCTCCTGGCATTAGCAGGCAAAAATCCAAAGGGAAAATGGTCACTCACGGTTCAGGATAAAGAGAAGCTGGATACCGGGCGCATCTTACAGTTCTCAGTGACGCTGATTTTCTAA
- a CDS encoding TIGR00645 family protein, whose protein sequence is MSQSPTSPGSPIDSTPEDIPHWIEHAFEMGIFASRWIQAPLYGGLIIAEVLYAWKFLTELWHMVHEIGTLTETVFMLGILTLVDITMVANLLTMVVIGGYATFVSKISLESHPDRPDWLSHIDPGTIKVKLAASLIGISSIHLLKAFVNIANVPIEHIQWQLIIHLTFLGSAVLLAWTDKIMTKEKNH, encoded by the coding sequence ATGTCCCAATCCCCGACTTCACCGGGTTCTCCCATCGATTCCACGCCGGAAGACATCCCGCATTGGATTGAACATGCATTCGAAATGGGCATCTTTGCCAGCCGGTGGATCCAAGCACCATTATATGGTGGATTGATTATCGCTGAAGTGCTCTATGCCTGGAAATTTCTGACCGAACTGTGGCACATGGTCCATGAAATTGGCACCCTCACTGAAACCGTATTTATGTTAGGAATTCTCACCCTGGTGGATATCACCATGGTGGCCAATCTGCTTACTATGGTCGTCATCGGAGGGTATGCGACCTTTGTCAGTAAAATTAGTCTGGAGAGTCATCCTGATCGACCGGATTGGCTCAGCCATATCGACCCGGGAACCATCAAAGTAAAATTAGCGGCTTCGTTGATTGGCATCTCCAGCATTCATTTACTCAAGGCCTTCGTCAACATTGCCAATGTGCCAATTGAACACATCCAATGGCAACTCATCATCCATCTGACCTTTTTAGGCTCGGCCGTGTTGTTAGCCTGGACCGATAAAATCATGACCAAGGAGAAGAACCATTAA
- a CDS encoding L,D-transpeptidase produces MRWWGSGRQPAKQPAVWLAAGALIMFSFLFVGWWKADRLPQIFPPHLELLDQQVWSHGAEAYSLERYRAFHQAIIDLRMQWRREQARWWPTADTHTLQATYQNLLQEGSALLEVSKHQKSTRHQQLTTALESERRQVTRLRALTGIFDVRRNLRALSVTEGLLNQAASRLGQDPDNHAHILLGQARDSLAPVEAHVMAQMKRYGTLSQLAKWNLWATNTVDWSSRTGGTAIVVIKASRQLVLYRNGKPLRRFYIDLGFSGLQDKLQEGDGATPEGQFHIQQKKGPGSTKFHKALLLNYPTNEHRRRFQKAKLKGGLTARRGIGGLIEIHGQQPNGNSTTNGCIALSNTDMDAVFHLAKEGTPVTVVGALQSDNWVMKALGNITDHTRQRIALPTDSLTVRNR; encoded by the coding sequence ATGCGATGGTGGGGCTCCGGCCGACAACCAGCCAAGCAACCGGCAGTTTGGCTGGCGGCTGGAGCCCTCATCATGTTTTCTTTTCTGTTTGTGGGCTGGTGGAAGGCAGATCGCCTTCCCCAAATCTTCCCACCTCACCTTGAATTGCTCGACCAACAGGTGTGGAGCCATGGCGCGGAAGCTTATTCCCTGGAACGATACCGCGCATTTCATCAAGCCATCATCGATCTCCGGATGCAATGGCGAAGAGAACAAGCGCGCTGGTGGCCGACCGCCGACACCCATACGCTTCAGGCAACCTACCAAAACCTGCTGCAAGAAGGCTCGGCCCTTCTTGAAGTCTCCAAGCACCAAAAATCCACTCGACACCAGCAACTGACAACCGCATTAGAATCTGAACGTCGGCAAGTAACCCGTTTACGGGCATTGACCGGGATATTTGATGTTCGACGAAATCTGCGCGCACTCTCCGTGACAGAAGGGTTACTGAACCAGGCCGCCTCTCGACTCGGGCAAGACCCTGACAATCACGCTCATATTCTTCTTGGACAGGCAAGAGATTCTCTTGCACCCGTTGAGGCTCATGTCATGGCCCAAATGAAACGGTATGGAACCCTCTCACAACTTGCCAAGTGGAACCTTTGGGCCACTAACACAGTGGATTGGTCTTCAAGGACAGGCGGCACGGCCATCGTGGTTATCAAAGCCTCCCGCCAACTCGTGCTCTATCGTAATGGAAAACCGCTGCGCCGTTTTTACATTGATCTCGGGTTTTCAGGACTTCAGGACAAGTTACAGGAAGGCGATGGCGCAACACCGGAGGGGCAGTTTCACATCCAGCAGAAGAAAGGACCGGGATCCACCAAATTCCATAAAGCCCTCTTACTCAATTATCCAACCAACGAGCATCGTCGACGCTTCCAGAAAGCCAAGCTCAAGGGCGGCCTGACGGCGCGACGCGGCATCGGAGGTCTCATAGAAATTCACGGACAACAACCCAATGGCAACAGTACGACGAATGGCTGCATTGCCTTATCCAATACAGACATGGATGCCGTCTTTCATCTGGCTAAAGAAGGGACTCCGGTGACCGTCGTCGGAGCCCTGCAATCAGACAATTGGGTGATGAAAGCTCTCGGCAACATCACCGACCATACCCGCCAACGCATTGCTCTCCCTACGGATTCCCTGACGGTCCGAAACCGGTAA
- a CDS encoding YkgJ family cysteine cluster protein — MKTSGPHESYNLDIQTPAGNLAASVSVPTGFIPLTDILPLMRSLGEQAQQLEIDNTTQTGDTISCQKGCAACCRMMIPVAPPEAFALLSVVEALPSPKKERLLERFQAAQEILREAGLEDGLQRLAFSEHQGSDEELEPLNRAYYALRMPCPFLENEICSIYEQRPSACRELLVTSPAELCQDVIQNPVNLIPSPFRIGTVLSKLWADCYQGPIRLIPLPFALDWAKAHESQTTRTWAGPELLSRALDAATQYLQRRSS, encoded by the coding sequence ATGAAAACCTCCGGACCTCACGAATCGTACAACCTGGATATTCAAACCCCTGCCGGAAATCTGGCGGCGTCGGTTTCCGTACCGACTGGATTCATTCCCCTTACCGATATTCTCCCCCTCATGCGATCCCTTGGAGAACAAGCTCAACAGTTGGAAATCGACAACACCACTCAAACCGGTGACACCATTTCCTGCCAAAAAGGCTGTGCCGCCTGCTGTCGCATGATGATTCCCGTCGCCCCACCGGAGGCCTTTGCGCTCCTGTCGGTTGTCGAGGCACTCCCTTCTCCAAAAAAGGAGCGTTTGCTTGAGCGATTTCAGGCGGCTCAAGAAATCTTACGTGAGGCCGGCCTGGAGGATGGATTGCAACGATTGGCTTTTTCCGAACATCAAGGCTCCGATGAAGAACTGGAACCTCTTAATCGCGCGTACTATGCGCTTCGAATGCCCTGTCCATTTCTGGAAAACGAAATCTGCTCCATCTATGAACAGCGGCCCTCCGCCTGTCGGGAATTGCTGGTCACGTCCCCTGCGGAACTTTGCCAAGACGTGATACAGAACCCCGTCAATCTGATACCCTCCCCGTTTCGAATCGGCACGGTCCTAAGCAAACTATGGGCAGATTGTTACCAAGGCCCGATTCGCCTCATTCCCCTCCCCTTCGCCCTGGACTGGGCCAAGGCTCATGAAAGCCAAACCACCCGAACCTGGGCGGGGCCTGAACTACTGAGCCGGGCCTTAGATGCCGCCACACAATATTTACAACGCCGATCATCATAA